The Elgaria multicarinata webbii isolate HBS135686 ecotype San Diego chromosome 1, rElgMul1.1.pri, whole genome shotgun sequence genome has a window encoding:
- the GLIPR2 gene encoding Golgi-associated plant pathogenesis-related protein 1 isoform X2 has translation MGKSASKQFADEVLKAHNDYRKKHGVPSLKLCKKLNREAQQYSEALASTRTLKHSPESSSGKCGENLAWASYDQSGSEVADRWYNEIKNYNFQSPGFSSGTGHFTAMVWKNTKKMGVGKAAASDGSTFVVARYEPAGNIVNPGHYEQNVLPPKK, from the exons CTTCCAAACAGTTTGCAGACGAAGTATTAAAAGCCCACAATGACTACAGGAAGAAGCACGGTGTTCCTTCACTAAAACTCTGCAAAAAGTTAAACAGGGAAGCCCAGCA GTATTCAGAAGCACTTGCTAGCACAAGAACCCTCAAACACAGTCCTGAATCTAGCAgtggaaaatgtggagaaaatctaGCATGGGCTTCTTATGATCAATCAG GGAGTGAAGTAGCTGACAGATGgtataatgaaataaaaaattaCAATTTTCAGAGCCCGGGATTTTCCTCTGGGACAG GACATTTCACAGCAATGGTTTGGAAGAACACAAAAAAGATGGGAGTTGGAAAGGCTGCAGCAAGCGACGGCTCCACATTTGTGGTGGCGAGATATGAGCCTGCTGGCAATATCGTAAACCCAGGACATTATGAACAAAATGTTCTACCGCCAAAGAAATAA